A genomic window from Massilia sp. METH4 includes:
- the mdcE gene encoding biotin-independent malonate decarboxylase subunit gamma, with protein sequence MSIRSNGATWLGELTGGAPALHAWSAVRVANGELAGAPARFIAVVQDPGNQFPRARNGEVGLVEGWQLAQAVHETMHEDRDARTRRPIVAVIDVTSQAYGRREEAFGIHQALAGAAGAYAEARLAGHPVIGLIVGLAMSGAFLAHGYQANRLIALADPGVMVHAMGKASAARITLRSVEALEALAQSVPPMAYDIHSYASLGLLWKVLAPSSAAEPTRDDVALVRATLEEALADIAPNEARDLSSRFGGEHRAASRRVRELLREQWNA encoded by the coding sequence ATGAGCATTCGATCGAATGGGGCCACGTGGCTCGGGGAGCTGACGGGCGGCGCCCCGGCACTGCATGCCTGGTCCGCCGTCCGCGTGGCCAACGGCGAACTGGCGGGCGCGCCGGCCCGCTTCATCGCCGTGGTGCAGGACCCCGGCAACCAATTCCCGCGCGCCCGCAACGGCGAGGTCGGCCTGGTCGAGGGCTGGCAACTGGCGCAGGCAGTGCACGAAACCATGCACGAGGATCGGGATGCCCGAACCAGGCGCCCGATCGTCGCCGTGATCGACGTGACCAGCCAGGCCTACGGGCGCCGCGAGGAAGCCTTCGGCATCCACCAGGCGCTGGCCGGCGCGGCCGGCGCCTATGCCGAAGCCCGGCTGGCCGGCCATCCCGTCATCGGCCTGATCGTCGGTCTCGCCATGTCCGGCGCCTTCCTGGCGCACGGCTACCAGGCCAACCGCTTGATCGCCCTGGCCGATCCCGGCGTGATGGTGCATGCGATGGGCAAGGCCTCGGCCGCGCGCATCACGCTGCGCTCCGTCGAGGCACTCGAAGCGCTGGCGCAAAGCGTGCCGCCGATGGCTTACGACATCCACAGCTACGCCTCGCTCGGGCTGCTGTGGAAAGTGCTGGCGCCGTCGAGCGCGGCCGAACCGACACGCGATGACGTGGCGCTGGTACGGGCCACCCTCGAGGAAGCGCTGGCCGATATCGCCCCGAACGAGGCGCGCGACCTGTCCAGCCGCTTCGGCGGCGAGCACCGCGCCGCGTCGCGCCGCGTGCGGGAACTGCTGCGCGAACAGTGGAACGCGTGA
- a CDS encoding biotin-independent malonate decarboxylase subunit beta, which translates to MNIEALLRRDSFIERNARGRARALLDAGSMRELVGPFDRVTSPWLAQQKLVTQADDGVVVAKGTLDGMATVVLAIEGAFQGGSMGEVGGAKIAGALELAARDNRAGKPTQAVILFETGGVRLQEANLGLAAIAEIQAAIVDLRRYRPVIGVSAGTVGCYGGMSIAAGLCSYLVLTREARLGLNGPQVIEQEAGLAEFDSRNRALIWALTGGEQRVATRLADVLVDDDTAQVRAALTDLFRAGPPAMHRSDRYADFLASLAHVDTARQPEAADVRTVYEKGLT; encoded by the coding sequence ATGAACATCGAGGCACTGTTACGGCGCGACAGCTTCATCGAGCGCAATGCCCGCGGCCGCGCCCGCGCCCTGCTGGACGCCGGCTCGATGCGCGAGCTGGTGGGCCCGTTCGACCGCGTCACGTCGCCCTGGCTGGCGCAGCAGAAACTGGTCACGCAGGCCGACGACGGGGTGGTAGTGGCGAAAGGCACGCTGGACGGCATGGCGACAGTGGTGCTGGCCATCGAAGGCGCCTTCCAGGGCGGCAGCATGGGCGAAGTGGGCGGCGCGAAGATCGCCGGCGCCCTCGAACTGGCGGCGCGCGACAACCGCGCCGGCAAGCCGACGCAAGCCGTGATCCTGTTCGAGACGGGCGGCGTGCGGCTGCAGGAAGCGAACCTGGGCCTGGCCGCCATCGCGGAAATCCAGGCCGCCATCGTGGACCTGCGGCGCTACCGGCCCGTCATCGGCGTGAGTGCCGGCACGGTGGGCTGCTACGGAGGGATGTCGATCGCCGCCGGCCTGTGTTCCTATCTCGTGCTCACGCGCGAGGCCCGCCTGGGCCTGAACGGCCCGCAGGTGATCGAACAGGAGGCCGGGCTGGCCGAATTCGATTCGCGCAACCGGGCGCTCATCTGGGCGCTGACCGGCGGCGAACAGCGCGTGGCGACGCGCCTGGCCGACGTGCTCGTCGACGACGACACCGCGCAGGTGCGCGCCGCGCTAACCGATCTGTTCCGGGCCGGCCCGCCGGCAATGCACCGCAGCGACCGCTACGCCGACTTCCTGGCCAGCCTGGCGCATGTCGATACCGCCCGGCAGCCGGAAGCCGCCGATGTCCGCACCGTCTATGAAAAGGGACTCACATGA
- a CDS encoding malonate decarboxylase subunit delta, producing MERLQFEFAAGQPAASRTVTGVVASGDLEVLLEPQAGGTTSVAVQTSVDGYGATWTALLARVFADPALPAAKIEINDNGATPGVVRMRIEQAFEEAALGGQRA from the coding sequence ATGGAGCGATTGCAGTTTGAATTCGCGGCCGGCCAGCCTGCCGCGTCCCGCACGGTGACGGGCGTGGTGGCATCGGGCGACCTGGAAGTGCTGCTGGAACCGCAGGCTGGCGGCACCACGAGCGTGGCCGTGCAGACCTCGGTCGACGGGTATGGCGCCACCTGGACGGCGCTGCTGGCGCGCGTGTTCGCCGACCCGGCCCTGCCGGCGGCGAAGATCGAGATCAACGACAACGGCGCCACGCCCGGCGTGGTGCGCATGCGCATCGAGCAGGCGTTCGAGGAAGCGGCACTGGGAGGGCAACGGGCATGA
- a CDS encoding triphosphoribosyl-dephospho-CoA synthase — protein MTALHPLQAHSGRGTRAAWLADLAVAALVDEAMLTPKPGLVDMRGSGAHRDLSWLLMCHSAHALHPGFAAMAHAGATIGDLPSLRRRIGAIGRAAEATMMAATGGVNTHRGAIWALGLLVTAAARGPAPPAAIAERAGTLACLADPGAPACTGNKGEQARKAYGVGGARSQAEAGFPHVIGMALPMLRASRRRGDGESAARLNALLAIVADLDDTCLLARGGPPALAAAQSGAQAVLDAGGVANPAGQAALRDLEADMLARRISPGGAADLLAATLLLDALANEQPQAMEGHDGAIAV, from the coding sequence ATGACCGCCCTGCACCCATTGCAAGCACATTCCGGGCGCGGGACCCGTGCCGCCTGGCTGGCGGACCTCGCCGTGGCCGCCCTCGTCGACGAAGCCATGCTGACGCCCAAGCCCGGCCTGGTGGACATGCGCGGCAGCGGCGCCCACCGCGACCTGAGCTGGCTGCTGATGTGCCACTCCGCCCACGCCCTGCATCCCGGCTTCGCGGCGATGGCCCACGCCGGCGCGACGATCGGCGACCTGCCCTCGCTGCGCCGGCGCATCGGCGCCATCGGCCGCGCGGCCGAGGCCACGATGATGGCGGCCACCGGCGGCGTCAACACGCACCGCGGCGCCATCTGGGCGCTCGGGCTGCTGGTGACCGCCGCCGCGCGGGGCCCCGCCCCCCCTGCGGCCATCGCCGAACGTGCCGGCACCCTCGCCTGCCTGGCCGACCCCGGCGCGCCCGCCTGTACCGGCAACAAGGGCGAGCAGGCCCGCAAGGCGTACGGCGTGGGCGGCGCGCGCAGCCAGGCCGAGGCGGGATTCCCGCACGTGATCGGGATGGCGCTGCCCATGCTGCGCGCCTCGCGACGCCGGGGCGACGGCGAAAGCGCGGCGCGCCTGAATGCCCTGCTCGCGATCGTGGCCGACCTGGACGACACCTGCCTGCTGGCCCGCGGCGGCCCACCGGCGCTGGCAGCGGCCCAGTCGGGAGCGCAAGCGGTGCTCGACGCCGGCGGCGTGGCCAATCCGGCCGGCCAGGCGGCGCTGCGCGACCTGGAGGCGGACATGCTGGCCCGCCGCATCTCGCCCGGCGGCGCCGCCGACCTGCTGGCGGCGACGCTGCTGCTCGACGCGCTGGCGAACGAACAACCACAAGCGATGGAGGGACACGATGGAGCGATTGCAGTTTGA
- the mdcA gene encoding malonate decarboxylase subunit alpha: MNSTPPRQWDTRRQEKRRRLESVRHLCDGRVLGTDAIVDALQLLVASGDRVVLEGNNQKQADFLARALVQLDAGKVNGLHLIMPSVSLPQHLDLFERGIANKLDFAFAGAQSLRISQLLQDGVLQVGALHTYVELYARLYVDLVPNVVLVAGYKADRDGNLYTGPSTEDTPALVEAAAFRDGIVIAQVNEIVDDPVGLPRVDIPGSWIDFVVQADKPFYIEPLFTRDPRLIKPVHVLMAMMAIRGVYERHNVQSLNHGIGFNTAAIELLLPTYGEQLGLKGKICRNWTLNPHPTLIPAIESGWVDSVHCFGAELGMEAYTAARPDIFFTGRDGSMRSNRLLCQMAGQYAVDLFIGATLQMDGAGNSSTVTHGRLTGFGGAPNMGHDPHGRRHATPAWLDLVEGDDPLARGRKLVVQMVETFQDGSQPTIVESLDAVEVGKASGMPLAPVMIYGDDVTHVLTEEGIAYLYKARSLEERKAMLAAVAGVTPVGLTHDPKQTARMRQQGLIALPEDIGVQRSQATRSLLAAKSIADLVDWSGGLYEPPAKFRSW; the protein is encoded by the coding sequence ATGAACAGCACACCCCCACGCCAGTGGGATACGCGGCGGCAGGAAAAGCGCCGCCGCCTGGAATCAGTGCGGCACCTGTGCGATGGCCGCGTGCTCGGCACCGATGCGATCGTCGACGCGCTGCAACTGCTGGTGGCCAGCGGCGACCGCGTTGTCCTCGAAGGGAACAACCAGAAACAGGCCGATTTCCTGGCCCGCGCGCTGGTGCAGCTGGACGCCGGCAAGGTCAACGGGCTGCACCTGATCATGCCCAGCGTGAGCCTGCCCCAGCACCTCGACCTGTTCGAGCGCGGCATCGCCAACAAGCTCGATTTCGCCTTCGCCGGGGCGCAAAGCCTGCGCATCTCGCAATTGCTGCAGGATGGCGTGCTGCAGGTGGGCGCCCTGCACACCTACGTGGAACTGTATGCCCGGCTGTACGTGGACCTGGTGCCGAACGTGGTGCTGGTCGCCGGCTACAAGGCCGACCGCGACGGCAACCTGTACACGGGCCCCAGCACGGAAGACACGCCGGCGCTGGTGGAGGCCGCGGCCTTCCGCGACGGCATCGTGATCGCCCAGGTGAACGAGATCGTCGACGATCCGGTCGGCCTGCCCCGCGTGGACATTCCCGGCTCGTGGATCGACTTCGTCGTGCAGGCCGACAAACCCTTCTATATCGAACCGCTGTTCACGCGCGACCCGCGCCTGATCAAGCCGGTGCACGTGCTGATGGCGATGATGGCGATCCGCGGCGTGTACGAGCGCCACAACGTGCAGTCGCTGAACCACGGCATCGGCTTCAACACGGCGGCCATCGAGCTGCTGCTGCCGACCTACGGCGAGCAGCTGGGCCTGAAGGGCAAGATCTGCCGCAACTGGACCCTGAATCCCCACCCCACCCTGATCCCGGCCATCGAAAGCGGCTGGGTCGACAGCGTGCACTGCTTCGGCGCCGAACTGGGCATGGAAGCCTACACGGCGGCCCGGCCGGACATCTTCTTCACGGGCCGCGACGGCTCGATGCGCTCGAACCGCCTGCTGTGCCAGATGGCGGGGCAATATGCGGTGGACCTGTTCATCGGCGCGACGCTGCAGATGGATGGCGCGGGTAATTCCTCCACCGTCACGCACGGCCGGCTGACGGGCTTTGGCGGCGCGCCGAACATGGGCCACGACCCGCACGGCCGCCGCCACGCCACGCCGGCCTGGCTCGACCTCGTCGAAGGCGACGACCCGCTGGCGCGCGGCCGCAAGCTGGTGGTGCAGATGGTCGAGACGTTCCAGGACGGCAGCCAGCCGACGATCGTCGAATCGCTCGATGCCGTGGAAGTGGGCAAGGCATCCGGCATGCCGCTGGCTCCCGTGATGATCTATGGGGACGACGTTACGCACGTGCTGACGGAGGAAGGCATCGCCTACCTGTACAAGGCCCGCTCGCTGGAAGAGCGCAAGGCGATGCTGGCGGCAGTGGCGGGCGTCACGCCGGTCGGCCTCACCCACGATCCGAAGCAGACGGCGCGCATGCGGCAGCAAGGCTTGATCGCGCTGCCGGAAGATATCGGCGTGCAGCGCTCGCAAGCGACCCGCTCCCTGCTGGCGGCGAAGAGCATCGCCGACCTGGTGGACTGGTCCGGCGGCCTGTACGAGCCGCCCGCCAAGTTCAGGAGCTGGTGA
- a CDS encoding LysR family transcriptional regulator, translating into MIDEEITLKKLEIFLAFMRLSSLARVSEEVGQSIVSVHRALHSLEEGLRCQLFQREGRKLTALPAAFAFASHAQRAVAETEEGIRKVRELAGFNSHRLRIGSLYSLTLRCIPHLLMGLKLRRPELHVDLTLGSNKDLLQGLAEGRLDAVVIGLQTPNDNGNLLSVPLFEDEVRLAAPLGSPYAGMARVDLKDLRNEQFITLGSGFVTSDSFNHAFREAGFTPETTLQVPDIFSLINLVGSGMGYSLLPARVAEYSARIELIPLAQPYASHQVITLLLPKSRERDPNLLALAAESRMFGKGAA; encoded by the coding sequence ATGATCGACGAAGAAATCACCCTCAAGAAACTGGAAATATTCCTGGCCTTCATGCGGCTGTCGAGCCTTGCCCGCGTCTCCGAAGAAGTTGGCCAGAGCATCGTCAGCGTCCACCGTGCGCTGCATTCGCTGGAAGAAGGGCTGCGTTGCCAGCTGTTCCAGCGCGAGGGCCGCAAGCTGACGGCCCTGCCGGCTGCCTTTGCGTTCGCCAGCCATGCGCAGCGGGCGGTGGCGGAAACGGAGGAGGGAATCCGCAAGGTGCGCGAGCTGGCCGGCTTCAACAGCCACCGGCTGCGCATCGGGTCCCTTTATTCGCTCACGCTGCGCTGCATACCGCACCTGCTGATGGGCTTGAAGCTGCGCCGGCCCGAGCTGCACGTGGATCTCACGCTGGGGTCGAACAAGGACCTGTTGCAGGGCCTGGCCGAAGGCCGGCTCGATGCCGTGGTCATCGGCCTGCAAACGCCGAACGACAATGGCAACCTGTTGTCCGTGCCGCTGTTCGAGGACGAGGTGCGGCTGGCCGCCCCGCTGGGCTCGCCGTATGCGGGCATGGCCCGGGTCGACCTGAAGGACCTGCGCAACGAGCAGTTCATCACGCTGGGCAGCGGCTTCGTCACGTCCGACAGTTTCAACCACGCGTTCCGGGAGGCCGGCTTCACGCCGGAAACGACGCTGCAGGTGCCGGACATCTTTTCGCTGATCAATCTCGTCGGCAGCGGCATGGGCTACAGCCTGCTGCCGGCGCGCGTGGCCGAGTACAGTGCCCGCATCGAGCTCATCCCGCTGGCGCAGCCGTATGCGTCGCACCAGGTGATCACCTTGCTGTTGCCGAAGTCGCGCGAGCGGGATCCGAACCTGCTGGCGCTGGCGGCGGAGTCGCGGATGTTCGGGAAGGGCGCGGCCTGA
- a CDS encoding alpha/beta hydrolase, translating into MKPILHFSHANSYPAGTYRQMFEHLAHDFDVQALDMHAHDPRYLVRDGWRELADELIAELVSRYHGERVILVGHSLGGMLSLMAAARRPELVRCVVLLDSPVLAGWRAVAWRLIKRFNAEDRYSPSRLSVRRRMVWPSQADAMRHFASKELFAAWAPGVLQDYLDAGLVPHPDGVQLRFSREVETAVYRTLPHHISRLVAGQFPVPVGYLAGRISMENRQAGLTATKALVGRNFRLMPGGHLFPMEFPLLTAQAIRDMVCDLIGTEMPLCAGARQA; encoded by the coding sequence ATGAAACCGATCCTGCATTTTTCCCACGCGAACAGTTACCCAGCCGGCACGTATCGACAGATGTTCGAGCACCTTGCCCACGATTTCGATGTCCAGGCGCTCGACATGCATGCCCACGACCCGCGCTACCTGGTGCGGGACGGCTGGCGCGAGCTGGCGGACGAGCTGATCGCCGAGCTGGTGTCGCGCTACCACGGCGAGCGCGTGATCCTCGTCGGGCATTCGCTGGGTGGGATGCTGAGCCTGATGGCGGCGGCGCGGCGGCCGGAGCTGGTCCGCTGCGTGGTACTGCTCGATTCGCCCGTACTGGCCGGCTGGCGCGCCGTTGCGTGGCGCCTGATCAAGCGCTTCAATGCCGAGGACCGTTATTCGCCGTCGCGCCTGTCGGTACGGCGGCGGATGGTGTGGCCGAGCCAGGCCGACGCGATGCGCCACTTCGCCAGCAAGGAACTGTTCGCGGCCTGGGCGCCGGGCGTGCTGCAGGATTATCTCGATGCCGGGCTGGTACCGCATCCGGACGGGGTGCAGCTGCGCTTCTCGCGCGAGGTCGAAACGGCCGTGTACCGCACCTTGCCGCACCACATCAGCAGGCTGGTGGCGGGCCAGTTTCCCGTGCCGGTCGGCTACCTGGCCGGCCGGATTTCGATGGAGAACCGGCAGGCCGGCCTGACGGCCACCAAGGCGCTGGTAGGGCGCAACTTCCGGCTGATGCCGGGCGGGCACCTGTTCCCGATGGAGTTCCCCTTGCTCACGGCGCAGGCAATCCGCGACATGGTCTGTGACCTCATTGGCACCGAAATGCCGCTGTGCGCCGGGGCGAGGCAGGCGTAA
- the dcd gene encoding dCTP deaminase, whose translation MTIKSDKWIRKMAEQHGMIEPYEPGQVRAVDGRKVISFGTSSYGYDIRCADEFKVFTNINSTIVDPKNFDSNSFVDVKSDVCIIPPNSFALARTIEYFRIPRNVLTVCLGKSTYARCGIIVNVTPFEPEWEGYVTLEFSNTTPLPAKIYAGEGCAQVLFFESDEVCETSYKDRNGKYQGQRGVTLPKA comes from the coding sequence ATGACGATTAAAAGCGACAAATGGATCCGCAAGATGGCGGAACAACATGGAATGATCGAGCCCTACGAGCCGGGCCAGGTACGGGCAGTGGACGGCCGCAAGGTGATCTCGTTCGGCACGTCGTCGTACGGCTACGATATCCGCTGCGCGGACGAGTTCAAGGTCTTCACCAACATCAACAGCACGATCGTCGATCCGAAGAATTTCGATTCGAATTCCTTCGTGGACGTGAAAAGCGACGTCTGCATCATCCCGCCGAACTCCTTCGCGCTGGCCCGCACCATCGAATACTTCCGCATTCCGCGCAATGTGCTGACGGTCTGCCTGGGCAAGTCCACGTACGCGCGCTGCGGCATCATCGTCAACGTCACGCCGTTCGAACCGGAATGGGAAGGTTACGTGACGCTGGAATTCTCGAACACCACGCCGCTGCCGGCCAAGATCTACGCCGGCGAAGGCTGCGCGCAGGTGCTGTTCTTCGAGAGCGACGAAGTGTGCGAAACCTCGTACAAGGACCGCAACGGCAAGTACCAGGGCCAGCGGGGCGTAACGCTGCCGAAGGCTTGA
- a CDS encoding ATP-binding protein, translated as MGRLFWKFFLSILLAQIAATVGIGGALWLKNRAAEQEARPVIDTSPPAAMAIESAAATLEFGGAAALSRLLENMDRHRVFAVDDLGRELLGRIVKPEQVAAARAMLDKGDTRVVRRLTLPNGRRYLLFLPPHERDTAMRGADARPLLAGAGMPMPGAGPRVDWLPAQPGADGPGAGAPPPRFEGAAPPRPDPGPMGPDGPRGRFQPLTPFIPLAAALVASSLFAALLAWYFARPIRALRQAFEAASHGDLAPRFTDAARGRGDELTDLGRDFDRMTARLRNLMDGQRRLLHDVSHEMRSPLARLQAAIGLAHQNPARMAASLERIDRESVRMDKLVDELLTLSRLEAGALSGAREEIDVAELLHAIVADAQFEAATQGRTVTARGTADVVLLGQPDLLARAIENVVRNAIKHSPEGETIDVESVIDERMLRVRVLDRGPGVAPQDLKTIFEPFFRSSGTEKDVEGHGLGLAIARQVVQQHGGTIGAVNRDGGGLHVEIALPLD; from the coding sequence GTGGGCCGCCTGTTCTGGAAGTTCTTCCTGTCGATCCTGCTGGCGCAGATCGCGGCGACCGTGGGCATCGGCGGCGCCCTATGGCTGAAGAACCGTGCCGCGGAACAGGAAGCCCGTCCCGTCATCGACACCAGCCCGCCCGCCGCGATGGCGATCGAGTCGGCCGCCGCCACATTGGAATTCGGCGGCGCGGCGGCCCTCTCGCGCCTGCTGGAAAACATGGACCGCCACCGCGTATTCGCGGTGGACGACCTGGGCCGCGAACTGCTGGGCCGCATCGTGAAGCCCGAGCAGGTGGCCGCCGCCCGCGCCATGCTCGACAAGGGCGACACCCGCGTGGTGCGCCGGCTCACCCTGCCCAACGGCCGGCGCTACCTGCTGTTCCTGCCGCCGCACGAGCGCGATACCGCGATGCGCGGGGCGGACGCGCGCCCGCTGCTGGCCGGTGCGGGCATGCCGATGCCGGGCGCCGGGCCACGTGTTGATTGGCTACCGGCGCAACCCGGCGCGGACGGCCCAGGGGCCGGCGCTCCACCGCCGCGCTTCGAAGGCGCGGCGCCGCCCCGCCCGGACCCTGGGCCGATGGGCCCCGACGGCCCGCGCGGCCGCTTCCAGCCTCTGACACCCTTCATTCCGCTGGCCGCCGCCCTGGTGGCCAGCTCCCTGTTCGCGGCCCTGCTGGCCTGGTACTTCGCGCGACCGATCCGCGCACTGCGCCAGGCATTCGAGGCGGCTTCGCACGGTGACCTGGCGCCCCGCTTCACCGATGCCGCCAGGGGCCGCGGCGACGAGCTCACGGACCTGGGCCGCGACTTCGACCGCATGACGGCCCGGCTGCGCAACCTGATGGATGGCCAGCGCCGCCTGCTGCACGACGTGTCGCATGAAATGCGTTCGCCGCTGGCGCGCCTGCAGGCGGCCATCGGCCTGGCGCACCAGAACCCGGCCCGCATGGCCGCCTCGCTGGAACGCATCGACCGCGAGAGCGTGCGGATGGACAAGCTGGTCGACGAACTGCTGACGCTCTCGCGCCTGGAGGCGGGCGCGCTGTCCGGCGCGCGCGAAGAGATCGACGTGGCCGAACTGCTGCACGCCATCGTCGCCGACGCGCAGTTCGAGGCGGCCACGCAGGGCCGCACCGTCACCGCCCGCGGCACGGCCGATGTCGTGCTGCTTGGACAGCCGGACCTGCTGGCGCGCGCGATCGAAAACGTGGTCCGCAACGCGATCAAGCACAGCCCCGAAGGCGAAACGATCGACGTGGAATCGGTGATCGATGAGCGCATGCTGCGCGTGCGCGTGCTCGACCGGGGCCCCGGCGTGGCGCCGCAGGACTTGAAGACGATCTTCGAACCGTTCTTCCGCAGCAGCGGCACGGAAAAGGATGTGGAGGGGCACGGCCTGGGCCTCGCGATCGCCCGGCAGGTGGTGCAGCAGCACGGCGGCACCATCGGCGCCGTCAACCGCGACGGCGGCGGCCTGCACGTCGAAATCGCCCTGCCGCTGGACTAG
- a CDS encoding response regulator transcription factor, with amino-acid sequence MSKVLLIDDDVELISMFQEYLEQEGFEVKTAHDGEAGTAAALTGQHAIAILDVMMPRMNGLETLRRIRAASRMPILMLTARGDDTDRIVGLELGADDYVTKPCTPRELTARIRAILRRTAGTPMDQLASAPLVVGQLTMWPEQRRATWAGATVELTSTEFNLLEVLARNAGKPVSKNTLSEQGLGRPMARFDRNIDVHLSSLRHKLGTLADGRSCLQTVYRMGYQLIKD; translated from the coding sequence ATGAGCAAGGTCCTGCTGATAGACGACGATGTCGAATTGATAAGCATGTTCCAGGAATACCTGGAGCAGGAAGGTTTCGAAGTGAAGACGGCCCACGACGGCGAAGCGGGCACCGCGGCCGCACTGACGGGCCAGCACGCGATCGCGATCCTCGACGTGATGATGCCCCGCATGAACGGCCTGGAAACGCTGCGCCGCATCCGCGCCGCGAGCCGCATGCCGATCCTCATGCTGACCGCGCGCGGCGACGATACCGACCGCATCGTGGGCCTGGAACTGGGCGCGGACGATTACGTGACCAAGCCGTGCACGCCACGCGAGCTCACGGCGCGCATCCGCGCCATCCTGCGCCGCACCGCGGGCACGCCGATGGACCAGCTGGCTTCCGCGCCCCTGGTGGTGGGCCAGTTGACGATGTGGCCGGAACAGCGCCGCGCCACCTGGGCCGGCGCCACGGTGGAGTTGACGAGCACGGAGTTCAACCTGCTCGAAGTACTGGCCCGCAACGCGGGCAAGCCGGTCAGCAAGAACACGCTGTCGGAACAGGGCCTGGGCCGGCCGATGGCGCGCTTCGACCGCAATATCGACGTGCACCTGTCGAGCCTGCGGCACAAGCTGGGCACGCTGGCCGATGGCCGCTCCTGCCTGCAGACGGTCTACCGCATGGGTTACCAGCTGATCAAGGATTGA
- a CDS encoding Spy/CpxP family protein refolding chaperone: protein MKNTTQNLQRLLLAAVLALPLGAMADNPLDEAPGEGPGQGPRGHGPAMREEDGPRGPRGEGPGFGHGFDGAQPYLRGIELTEAQQDKIFAIVHGQVPYLREQARARDKADRALLALHGAGKYDDAAAVKLAQAAAQADANITLSHLRTEQKVLAVLTAEQRKQLDERGNGRAPRPGVDRDGGPARPGR, encoded by the coding sequence ATGAAAAACACAACACAAAACCTGCAACGACTCCTGCTCGCCGCCGTGCTGGCCCTGCCGCTCGGGGCGATGGCTGACAACCCGCTCGACGAGGCGCCCGGCGAGGGCCCTGGCCAGGGCCCGCGCGGCCACGGCCCGGCCATGCGCGAGGAGGACGGCCCGCGCGGCCCCCGTGGCGAAGGCCCCGGCTTCGGCCACGGCTTCGATGGCGCGCAGCCCTACCTGCGCGGCATCGAGCTGACCGAGGCGCAGCAGGACAAGATCTTCGCCATCGTCCATGGGCAGGTGCCGTACCTGCGCGAGCAGGCCAGGGCGCGCGACAAGGCCGACCGCGCGTTGTTGGCACTGCACGGCGCCGGGAAGTACGACGATGCGGCCGCCGTGAAGCTGGCGCAGGCCGCCGCGCAGGCCGATGCCAACATCACGCTGTCGCACCTGCGCACCGAACAGAAGGTGCTGGCAGTGCTGACGGCCGAGCAGCGCAAGCAGCTCGACGAGCGCGGGAATGGGCGGGCGCCGCGCCCCGGCGTCGACCGCGATGGCGGCCCGGCTCGTCCGGGCCGCTGA